One part of the Musa acuminata AAA Group cultivar baxijiao chromosome BXJ1-5, Cavendish_Baxijiao_AAA, whole genome shotgun sequence genome encodes these proteins:
- the LOC135673090 gene encoding protein RICE SALT SENSITIVE 3-like: MEEQLNPLAATHLLQHTLRSLCIHKSSHWVYAVFWRILPRNYPPPKWDLQRGFYDRTGGNRRNWILAWEDGFCNFAASTCEQDRQTKGLHPDLFFKMSHEIYNYGEGLIGTVAADHSHKWVFDEPQDHDTSYLSTWSNATNSQPRTWEAQFQSGVQTIALIAVREGVVQLGSLTKVTEDLSFVILLRKNFNFLESIPGVLLPHPSSSAFPVSIDRCGGGGPQNWPVDAGAPLVPAAEFYEVTPSMSSLESLLSKLPPVVPPPEMPVLMQKPSPGVMEAEKVAKEEYAYRSGILELDGECSSSLPYHVHVSKADEGF, from the exons ATGGAGGAACAACTCAATCCCTTGGCAGCAACCCATCTCCTCCAACATACCCTGAGAAGCCTGTGCATCCACAAGAGCTCCCACTGGGTCTACGCCGTGTTCTGGAGGATCTTGCCAAGAAACTACCCACCACCCAA GTGGGATCTTCAACGAGGGTTTTATGACCGAACTGGAGGAAACAGAAGGAACTG gATACTCGCATGGGAGGATGGATTCTGCAACTTTGCTGCTTCCACCTGTGAGCAAGATCGTCAAACGAAAGGTCTCCATCCTGACCTCTTCTTCAAGATGTCCCATGAGATCTACAACTATGGAGAAGG ACTGATTGGAACGGTTGCAGCAGATCACAGCCATAAATGGGTGTTCGACGAACCCCAAGATCATGACACAAGTTACCTGTCGACATGGAGCAACGCTACTAATTCC CAACCGAGGACATGGGAGGCTCAGTTCCAATCTGGTGTCCAG ACCATAGCGCTGATAGCAGTAAGGGAAGGTGTGGTGCAGCTAGGATCCCTCACCAAG GTGACGGAGGACCTGAGCTTCGTCATTCTACTCCGCAAGAACTTCAACTTCCTCGAGAGCATTCCCGGCGTCCTGCTACCGCACCCCTCGTCATCAGCCTTCCCGGTGAGCATCGACcgttgcggcggcggcggccctcAGAATTGGCCCGTCGACGCCGGGGCGCCGCTCGTCCCAGCTGCCGAGTTTTACGAGGTCACGCCATCGATGAGCAGTCTGGAGTCTCTCCTCTCCAAGCTCCCGCCGGTGGTGCCCCCGCCGGAGATGCCGGTGCTCATGCAGAAGCCCTCCCCGGGAGTGATGGAAGCGGAGAAGGTAGCAAAAGAGGAGTATGCGTATCGGAGTGGCATATTGGAGTTGGATGGTGAGTGCAGCAGCTCTTTGCCTTACCATGTCCATGTGAGCAAAGCAGATGAAGGGTTCTAA